A single region of the Pseudothermotoga sp. genome encodes:
- the rplD gene encoding 50S ribosomal protein L4, producing MAVVDLYNVKGQKIGVQELKDEIFNIEPNLDVMWRYIDYQLSNKRAGTASTKTRAEVSGGGKKPWPQKHTGRARHGSIRSPIWRHGGVAHGPKPRDWSKKLPKKMKRLAIKSALSQRFREGNLIVVDDIKFGDPKVKNMKQLLNDFQLLGKKVLFVLPWKKPEYENVKLACRNIPGLKAIIADNPGVGQEDKVKIDGLNVYDIINHEKLVLTKDVVEKIEEVLK from the coding sequence ATGGCTGTCGTCGACCTTTACAATGTGAAAGGACAAAAGATAGGTGTACAAGAACTCAAGGATGAGATATTCAATATTGAACCAAATTTGGATGTGATGTGGCGGTACATCGATTATCAACTGTCCAACAAACGTGCGGGTACTGCTTCAACGAAGACGCGGGCAGAAGTGAGTGGTGGTGGGAAGAAACCTTGGCCGCAAAAACACACAGGTAGAGCAAGACACGGGTCAATAAGATCCCCTATATGGAGACACGGTGGTGTTGCGCACGGTCCAAAGCCAAGGGATTGGAGTAAAAAACTGCCAAAGAAAATGAAGAGATTAGCCATAAAGTCTGCGTTGTCTCAAAGGTTTCGTGAAGGGAACCTGATCGTCGTAGATGACATAAAATTCGGTGATCCCAAAGTGAAGAACATGAAGCAATTGTTAAATGACTTTCAATTACTTGGAAAGAAAGTCCTCTTCGTATTACCATGGAAGAAGCCTGAGTACGAAAATGTTAAACTTGCTTGCAGGAATATACCAGGTCTCAAAGCGATAATTGCCGACAATCCAGGTGTCGGCCAGGAGGACAAGGTAAAAATAGATGGATTGAACGTCTACGATATCATCAATCACGAGAAGCTCGTTCTGACAAAGGATG
- the rplC gene encoding 50S ribosomal protein L3: MKMIIGRKIGMTQLFKGNEVVPVTVIKAGPCYVVQKKTPQIDGYCGVQLGFEEIKKCNKPLEGHFKRANLKPLRILKEMRLDSEEELSKYEVGQTIKVDIFQPGELVDVIGWTKGRGFAGAIKRWGFSGGPKSHGSKFHRELGSLGQHTEPAKIWKGKRMPGRYGNERVTVHNLEVIKLDIENNLIAVKGSVPGARGSLVLVRSPKKTRK; this comes from the coding sequence ATGAAAATGATCATCGGTAGAAAAATAGGAATGACTCAATTGTTCAAAGGCAATGAGGTTGTACCGGTCACCGTGATAAAAGCCGGTCCTTGCTATGTTGTGCAAAAGAAAACTCCTCAAATTGATGGTTATTGTGGGGTGCAGTTAGGCTTTGAGGAAATCAAAAAGTGTAACAAACCTCTCGAAGGACACTTCAAGAGAGCAAATCTAAAACCTTTAAGGATTTTGAAGGAAATGAGACTCGACAGTGAGGAGGAACTCAGCAAGTACGAAGTGGGACAGACAATCAAAGTTGATATATTCCAGCCGGGTGAGTTAGTTGATGTAATCGGCTGGACAAAAGGTAGAGGGTTTGCAGGAGCTATAAAGCGATGGGGATTCTCTGGAGGACCAAAATCCCACGGTTCAAAGTTTCACAGAGAGCTCGGCTCTCTTGGTCAGCACACGGAGCCAGCGAAGATATGGAAAGGTAAAAGGATGCCCGGAAGGTATGGAAACGAAAGAGTCACAGTGCATAACTTGGAAGTCATCAAGCTCGACATTGAAAATAACCTCATAGCGGTCAAAGGTTCTGTCCCGGGAGCGAGGGGTAGCTTGGTGCTCGTCAGGAGCCCCAAGAAAACCCGAAAATGA
- the rpsJ gene encoding 30S ribosomal protein S10 codes for MPGQRIRIKLKAYDHELLDESAKKIVEVAKSTNAKISGPIPLPTERTLYVVLRSPHKHKDSREQFEKRVHKRLIDIIEPSPKTIDALMKINLPAGVDVEIKL; via the coding sequence ATGCCTGGACAGAGGATCAGGATAAAGTTAAAAGCTTATGATCACGAGCTTCTTGATGAATCTGCAAAGAAAATTGTGGAGGTTGCTAAGTCAACCAACGCAAAGATATCGGGACCCATACCTTTGCCAACGGAGAGGACACTCTATGTTGTTCTGCGCTCTCCGCACAAGCACAAAGACTCACGAGAGCAATTTGAAAAAAGGGTTCACAAGCGATTGATAGATATAATCGAACCTTCGCCGAAGACGATTGACGCTTTGATGAAGATAAACCTTCCAGCAGGTGTCGATGTAGAGATCAAACTCTGA
- the tuf gene encoding elongation factor Tu, giving the protein MAKEKFVRSKPHVNVGTIGHIDHGKTTLTAAITKYLSFKGLANYVPYDQIDKAPEEKARGITINITHVEYQTEKRHYAHIDCPGHADYIKNMITGAAQMDGAILVVAATDGPMPQTREHVLLARQVNVPYMVVFLNKVDAVDDPELIDLVEMEVRELLTKYEFPGDEVPVIRGSALKAMEANNPNDPAYKAIQELLDALDNYIPEPIRDVDKPFLMAIEDVFSITGRGTVVTGRIERGRIRPGDEVEIVGLSYEIKKTVVTSVEMFRKELDEGIAGDNVGCLLRGIDKDEVERGQVLAAPGSITPHTTFKANVYVLKKEEGGRHTPFMKGYRPQFYIRTADVTGEILELGNNAEMVMPGDNAILTIKLIYPIAIEKGMRFAIREGGRTVGAGVVAEIIE; this is encoded by the coding sequence ATGGCTAAGGAAAAATTTGTTAGAAGCAAACCACATGTCAACGTAGGAACCATAGGTCATATCGACCATGGTAAGACGACTTTAACAGCTGCCATCACCAAGTATTTATCATTCAAAGGCTTGGCGAATTATGTGCCTTACGATCAGATTGACAAAGCACCAGAAGAGAAAGCTAGAGGAATCACTATCAACATCACGCACGTTGAGTATCAAACGGAGAAGAGGCACTATGCCCATATCGATTGTCCAGGACATGCTGACTACATAAAGAACATGATCACCGGTGCTGCGCAGATGGATGGAGCGATCCTGGTTGTCGCCGCAACAGATGGTCCAATGCCACAGACACGTGAGCATGTGCTTCTCGCAAGACAAGTCAACGTGCCGTACATGGTTGTGTTCCTCAACAAAGTCGATGCAGTTGATGATCCCGAATTGATTGATCTTGTCGAAATGGAGGTCAGAGAGCTTCTTACCAAATACGAATTTCCAGGCGATGAAGTTCCAGTGATCAGGGGTTCTGCTCTTAAAGCTATGGAAGCTAATAATCCAAATGATCCAGCTTATAAAGCTATTCAGGAGCTCTTAGATGCTCTCGATAACTACATACCTGAACCAATCCGAGACGTAGATAAGCCTTTCTTGATGGCTATAGAGGATGTGTTCTCTATCACGGGAAGAGGAACGGTTGTTACCGGTAGGATCGAGCGCGGACGCATCAGACCGGGTGACGAAGTCGAGATAGTAGGTCTGAGCTATGAGATAAAGAAAACAGTTGTAACAAGCGTTGAAATGTTCAGAAAAGAACTCGATGAAGGTATCGCAGGTGACAACGTTGGTTGTTTGTTGAGAGGTATCGATAAGGATGAAGTCGAGCGAGGACAAGTGTTGGCAGCGCCTGGATCTATCACTCCTCACACAACGTTCAAAGCGAATGTTTATGTTCTCAAGAAAGAGGAAGGTGGCAGACACACACCGTTCATGAAAGGTTACAGACCGCAGTTCTATATCAGAACAGCAGATGTGACAGGGGAAATTCTTGAGCTTGGAAATAACGCTGAGATGGTTATGCCGGGAGATAATGCAATATTAACGATAAAATTGATTTACCCAATTGCCATCGAAAAAGGTATGCGTTTCGCCATAAGAGAAGGCGGCAGAACAGTTGGAGCAGGAGTCGTTGCGGAGATCATAGAGTGA
- the fusA gene encoding elongation factor G: MLEIQALYVPLERLRNIGIMAHIDAGKTTTSERILYYTGRKHVLGSVDEGTATMDWMEQEKERGITIQAAATTCFWKGYRINLIDTPGHVDFTIEVERSLMVLDGAIALFDATAGVEPQSETVWRQANKYGVPRIAFMNKMDKTGADFDMAVKSMIERLHAKPVAVQMPIGSEREFVGVIDLLKMKAIIWTSEDGSQYIEQEIPEHLVGEAEDRREELISILAEEDEEVLNLYLEDEEIPIEKMKSVIRRLTIANKIVPVLCGAAARNKGIQPLLDAVIDYLPSPLDLPPLKAQTLDGKEVEVLPTEEGDFAALAFKVQVDPYVGKLTYLRVYSGKLEKGSYVYNSTKNVRERISRLMFMHADKREEVETARAGDIVAVVGLKNTTTGDTLCDENRPILIERFDFPEPVISVAIEATTKDEEEKMVRAVTALSEEDPTLKVSVDEETGQIILSGMGELHLEIVTDRLKREFNVNVKVGRPQVSYRETITKSAVAEGKYIRQTGGRGQYGHVVLRFEPISYDKGKHFEFVNAIVGGTIPKEYIPAIEQGIKEAMEMGYVAGYPMIGIRAVLIDGSYHEVDSSEIAFKIAASLAFKNAMKDCEPVLLEPIMRLEIVTPEEYLGSIIADLNSRRATIQALETKANTKIIRATAPMSELFGYATVLRSLSQGRAVYTAQFSHYQEIPDRILEKLLKAV; encoded by the coding sequence ATGTTAGAAATTCAGGCTTTGTATGTGCCTCTTGAGAGACTGCGTAATATAGGAATAATGGCTCACATAGACGCTGGTAAGACGACGACGTCTGAGCGTATTTTGTATTATACGGGTCGTAAACATGTACTCGGCAGCGTCGATGAAGGAACGGCCACGATGGATTGGATGGAGCAGGAGAAAGAAAGAGGCATAACGATACAAGCAGCGGCAACGACGTGTTTCTGGAAAGGTTACAGAATAAACTTAATAGATACGCCCGGCCATGTGGATTTCACCATAGAGGTGGAACGTTCCTTAATGGTTTTGGATGGGGCGATTGCGTTATTCGACGCAACGGCTGGCGTGGAACCCCAGAGTGAAACGGTATGGCGTCAAGCGAACAAGTACGGTGTGCCAAGGATAGCCTTCATGAATAAAATGGACAAGACTGGGGCCGATTTTGACATGGCTGTAAAGAGTATGATCGAGAGGCTCCATGCTAAGCCTGTTGCGGTGCAAATGCCAATTGGTTCTGAGAGAGAGTTTGTAGGTGTTATAGATCTTCTCAAAATGAAAGCAATAATTTGGACTAGTGAAGACGGTTCGCAATACATCGAGCAAGAGATACCAGAACATCTCGTTGGTGAAGCTGAAGACAGACGTGAGGAGCTCATATCGATTCTCGCCGAAGAAGATGAGGAAGTTTTGAACCTTTACCTTGAAGATGAGGAAATTCCAATTGAGAAAATGAAATCGGTAATCAGGAGATTAACCATTGCAAACAAGATAGTTCCAGTCTTGTGTGGAGCTGCTGCGAGGAATAAAGGTATTCAACCTTTATTAGATGCTGTGATAGACTATTTACCGTCACCTTTGGATTTACCTCCGCTCAAAGCGCAAACTCTTGACGGAAAAGAAGTTGAGGTTTTACCAACGGAGGAAGGCGACTTTGCTGCCCTTGCTTTTAAAGTTCAGGTGGATCCATACGTTGGTAAGCTTACCTATTTGCGTGTCTATTCAGGTAAGCTGGAAAAAGGTTCTTATGTGTATAATTCAACAAAGAACGTTAGGGAACGCATTTCTAGATTGATGTTCATGCATGCGGATAAGAGAGAAGAAGTGGAAACCGCGAGGGCTGGAGACATAGTTGCCGTGGTAGGTTTAAAGAACACCACAACTGGTGATACACTCTGCGATGAAAATCGTCCAATACTGATAGAAAGGTTTGACTTTCCAGAGCCTGTTATATCTGTAGCGATTGAGGCAACAACGAAAGATGAAGAAGAAAAGATGGTTCGTGCCGTGACGGCCTTGAGTGAGGAAGACCCCACTTTAAAAGTCAGTGTTGATGAGGAAACTGGTCAAATCATTCTATCAGGCATGGGTGAATTACACCTAGAAATCGTGACAGATAGGTTGAAACGAGAGTTCAACGTGAATGTTAAAGTCGGAAGACCGCAGGTTTCTTACAGAGAAACCATAACCAAAAGTGCCGTGGCTGAAGGAAAGTATATTAGACAAACAGGTGGTAGGGGTCAGTACGGTCACGTGGTCTTAAGGTTTGAACCTATTTCTTATGACAAGGGAAAACATTTTGAGTTTGTCAATGCTATAGTTGGTGGTACAATACCGAAAGAATACATACCTGCGATAGAACAGGGCATCAAAGAGGCTATGGAGATGGGTTACGTTGCAGGTTACCCGATGATCGGAATAAGGGCTGTGTTGATAGATGGTTCTTATCATGAAGTAGACTCTTCGGAGATTGCCTTCAAAATAGCTGCTAGTTTAGCTTTCAAAAACGCAATGAAAGATTGTGAACCTGTGTTGCTGGAACCAATTATGAGACTTGAGATAGTAACACCTGAGGAATATTTAGGTTCCATCATAGCTGATCTGAATTCTCGTAGAGCTACCATACAGGCTTTGGAAACTAAAGCGAATACCAAAATCATTCGCGCAACTGCTCCAATGTCAGAGTTGTTTGGTTATGCCACAGTCTTGAGATCTCTGAGCCAAGGTAGAGCTGTTTATACAGCTCAATTCTCGCACTATCAAGAGATACCAGATAGGATCTTGGAGAAGCTTTTGAAGGCTGTTTAA
- the rpsG gene encoding 30S ribosomal protein S7 — translation MRRRRAEVRKIAPDPVYGDVLVAKLINKIMWDGKKTVAQKIVYEAFDHIREKTGKDPLEVFQKAVDNVRPVLEVRPRRVGGATYQVPIEVQEPRRTSLALRWIVVAARAKKGRPMYIKLAEELIASYQGTGAAVKKKEDVHKMAEANRAFAHLRW, via the coding sequence GTGAGACGAAGAAGAGCGGAAGTCAGAAAGATAGCTCCTGATCCGGTTTATGGAGACGTCCTAGTCGCCAAATTAATAAACAAAATCATGTGGGATGGTAAGAAAACTGTTGCTCAGAAGATAGTCTATGAGGCTTTTGATCACATAAGAGAGAAGACAGGGAAGGATCCACTGGAGGTTTTTCAGAAAGCTGTTGATAACGTCAGACCTGTGCTCGAAGTGAGACCTAGACGTGTTGGAGGCGCAACATATCAAGTTCCAATCGAAGTGCAGGAACCAAGACGAACTTCTTTGGCGCTTCGTTGGATTGTTGTGGCAGCACGAGCAAAGAAAGGAAGACCTATGTACATCAAACTGGCAGAAGAGTTGATAGCATCTTATCAAGGAACAGGAGCCGCCGTCAAGAAGAAAGAAGATGTTCACAAGATGGCGGAGGCGAACAGAGCGTTTGCCCATCTGCGGTGGTGA
- the rpsL gene encoding 30S ribosomal protein S12, whose translation MPTINQLIRFGRERKIEKSKAPALMGNPQKRGVCIRVTTMTPKKPNSALRKIARVRLSNGVEVTAYIPGIGHNLQEHSVVLVRGGRVKDLPGIRYKIIRGTLDAAGVENRKQSRSKYGAKRPKK comes from the coding sequence ATGCCGACTATAAATCAGTTGATACGTTTTGGTCGCGAGAGGAAAATCGAAAAATCAAAGGCACCTGCTTTGATGGGAAATCCACAAAAACGTGGTGTTTGTATACGAGTCACAACAATGACTCCGAAAAAACCGAACTCGGCTCTAAGGAAAATTGCAAGAGTTAGGCTTTCAAACGGAGTTGAAGTGACGGCGTACATACCTGGAATTGGTCACAACTTACAGGAACACTCTGTTGTCCTCGTGAGGGGAGGAAGAGTGAAAGACCTTCCGGGAATAAGGTATAAGATCATTCGTGGTACGTTGGATGCCGCAGGTGTTGAGAACAGGAAACAATCTAGAAGTAAGTATGGTGCCAAGAGGCCGAAGAAGTGA
- the cobO gene encoding cob(I)yrinic acid a,c-diamide adenosyltransferase — protein sequence MGYIHVYTGNGKGKTTAALGLALRALGYNMKVYIAQFLKGMDYGEIHSLQLFPNVTLERFGRPKFVHGKPDEEDVKLALCGLNRCREVISSGEYDVIILDEASIAVHLGLFSVQDLLNVISKRHERTEIIITGRYAPKELIDAADLVTEMVEVKHYYAKGVQARKGIEF from the coding sequence TTGGGTTATATTCATGTGTATACGGGAAATGGTAAAGGCAAGACAACGGCAGCTCTAGGTCTGGCTTTAAGAGCCCTAGGATACAACATGAAGGTTTATATTGCTCAATTTTTAAAAGGAATGGACTATGGAGAAATTCATTCATTGCAGCTCTTCCCGAATGTCACTTTGGAAAGGTTTGGAAGACCAAAGTTTGTGCACGGAAAACCGGATGAGGAAGATGTGAAGCTGGCCCTTTGTGGTTTGAACAGGTGTCGTGAGGTCATCAGCAGTGGTGAGTACGATGTGATCATATTGGATGAAGCCAGCATAGCGGTTCACCTTGGTTTGTTTTCTGTTCAAGATTTGTTGAATGTGATTTCGAAAAGACATGAGAGAACCGAGATAATAATTACTGGGAGGTACGCTCCGAAAGAGTTGATCGATGCCGCGGATTTAGTGACAGAGATGGTTGAAGTGAAGCACTATTATGCGAAAGGTGTCCAAGCGAGAAAAGGCATTGAATTTTGA
- a CDS encoding nucleotidyltransferase: MKVLGVIVEYNPFHNGHLYHLTLAKELVKPDYVVAIMSGSFCQRGEPAIISKFSRAEMALLNGIDLVFELPFVYAIQDAGGFAKGAVWSLHHTGVVTDIVFGSESADLAFLQKIARIMAEQPEPFPAMMKEELKKGHSFPNARKYALMRYFEVTGEMNPKEVLKIEKSNDILGVEYLKSLIELNSPIRPHVVKRVGAEDKDERFRGKFSSATAIRKCILKGDWEKVAKAVPTSSLQIISRELNEGRGPVSLQDLELLILSKLRLVDRFQLQRLHGFNEGIDKRFVECATKVSNLEEFFSCVKSKRFTLSKIRRLSLYSFFELDSQLIEKSNTLGPQYLRVLGFNSKGRELLSKMKRVSTVPIISLCSLYKKVLEQSLKKPERFKIDAKLFERQLMYDIKSTSIHSLMFPRHSERIGDMDFKFPPIAIS; this comes from the coding sequence ATGAAGGTCTTGGGAGTGATCGTTGAATACAATCCGTTTCATAATGGTCACCTTTATCATCTGACTCTTGCAAAGGAGCTCGTTAAACCAGACTATGTAGTTGCCATCATGAGTGGTAGTTTTTGCCAAAGGGGAGAACCAGCCATAATAAGCAAATTCTCAAGAGCTGAAATGGCACTGCTGAATGGAATCGATTTGGTCTTTGAGCTTCCATTCGTTTATGCAATTCAAGATGCCGGTGGTTTTGCGAAAGGGGCTGTATGGTCTTTACACCACACAGGTGTCGTCACTGATATCGTTTTTGGAAGTGAATCGGCCGATCTAGCTTTTCTTCAAAAAATTGCAAGAATTATGGCTGAGCAGCCTGAACCTTTTCCTGCGATGATGAAAGAGGAATTGAAAAAGGGGCATTCATTTCCCAACGCTCGAAAATACGCTTTGATGAGGTATTTTGAAGTGACAGGAGAAATGAATCCAAAAGAAGTTTTAAAAATAGAGAAGTCTAACGATATACTCGGTGTGGAGTATCTCAAATCACTGATAGAGTTGAACAGCCCCATAAGGCCTCATGTTGTGAAGCGAGTCGGTGCAGAGGATAAAGATGAAAGGTTCCGTGGAAAGTTCTCGAGTGCGACGGCTATAAGGAAGTGTATATTAAAAGGTGACTGGGAAAAAGTTGCAAAAGCAGTACCAACAAGCAGTTTGCAGATCATATCACGTGAGTTAAACGAGGGGAGAGGACCAGTATCTTTACAGGACTTGGAGTTGCTGATCCTTTCAAAGTTGAGATTAGTTGATAGATTTCAACTTCAAAGGTTACACGGTTTCAATGAAGGGATCGACAAACGTTTCGTTGAATGTGCCACAAAGGTATCAAATCTGGAGGAGTTTTTCTCCTGTGTGAAGAGCAAAAGGTTCACTCTGAGTAAGATTAGAAGACTTTCTCTGTATTCGTTCTTCGAGTTAGACAGCCAGTTGATTGAAAAATCAAATACACTTGGCCCTCAATATTTGAGAGTATTGGGTTTTAACTCCAAGGGTAGAGAGCTGTTGTCGAAAATGAAAAGAGTTTCTACTGTACCAATCATTTCGCTCTGTTCTCTCTATAAAAAAGTTTTGGAACAATCTTTGAAAAAGCCTGAGCGTTTCAAGATAGATGCAAAACTTTTCGAACGACAATTAATGTATGATATAAAATCTACCTCGATCCACTCGCTGATGTTTCCGAGGCATTCTGAGAGGATCGGTGATATGGATTTCAAATTTCCTCCAATCGCTATATCGTAG
- the uvrC gene encoding excinuclease ABC subunit UvrC produces MELRKKAELAPKKPGVYIFYGKEHQYLYIGKAKNLYRRLMSYFSKSTHTRNPKIASLIEEAADLDYVIVFSEKEALLLEASLIYQHKPKYNIMLKESEYYPYIEITKEEFPLVRIVRKRSLDGEYYGPYTNITTLRNLLDYLQQVYQFRTCARDLKRVKKPCVEHHLHRCLAPCSNQIDANTYVQLAIEPLRRFLKGEMEETFNLLKEKMKKHAAVLDFENAAKYRDLLLNLQQFLESQGVVLEPWRNLDVIGNSGKCYVVLRVRRGNIVAKLNYTLDSSKLEDFLFHYYIVNQNELPELVLVKRSIKLDLGTQVRPPMDDVETELLRKAIENANINSQRFELNLDAMNQLKDLVGLEKSPSIIEGFDVAHLHGQLTVASVVVFKDGFPLKSAYRHYRLTDIANNDFAAIKNVLVRRYSKHPIPDLIFVDGGVTQVQAVVRALSELGKNCGVVGLSKGREIVCTIDGELSLPKDHPVLRLLVSIRDEAHRFANSFHRKLRDRQLLESIMETVPMIGPKRRKKLLKRFTSIEEIRNAPIEELTNILGSEKLAKLFLSKI; encoded by the coding sequence GTGGAACTCCGAAAAAAGGCAGAACTCGCTCCAAAAAAGCCTGGTGTGTACATTTTTTATGGAAAAGAGCATCAATATCTCTACATAGGCAAGGCGAAGAATTTGTACCGCAGGTTAATGAGTTATTTCAGCAAATCTACTCACACAAGGAATCCCAAGATAGCATCTTTGATCGAAGAAGCTGCCGATTTAGACTATGTCATAGTTTTTAGCGAAAAAGAAGCTTTATTGTTGGAGGCAAGTTTGATATACCAGCACAAGCCTAAATATAACATCATGCTCAAGGAGAGTGAATACTACCCTTACATTGAAATCACGAAAGAAGAATTTCCGTTGGTGAGAATCGTAAGAAAAAGAAGTCTTGATGGAGAATATTATGGTCCCTACACGAATATCACAACCTTGAGGAATTTACTAGACTATTTACAACAAGTTTACCAATTTCGAACTTGCGCACGAGATCTCAAGAGGGTGAAAAAGCCATGTGTTGAGCATCATTTACATAGATGCTTAGCTCCTTGTTCAAATCAAATTGATGCCAACACATATGTTCAATTGGCTATTGAACCTTTGAGAAGATTTTTGAAAGGTGAGATGGAAGAAACGTTCAATTTACTCAAGGAGAAGATGAAAAAGCATGCAGCTGTTCTTGACTTCGAAAACGCCGCAAAATACAGAGACCTTCTTTTGAATTTGCAACAATTTTTAGAAAGTCAAGGAGTGGTACTGGAACCTTGGCGAAATTTGGATGTCATTGGAAACAGTGGAAAGTGTTACGTCGTACTTCGTGTTAGGAGAGGAAACATCGTTGCAAAACTGAACTATACGCTCGATTCTTCTAAACTTGAAGATTTCCTGTTTCACTATTATATTGTGAATCAGAACGAACTTCCAGAACTAGTGTTGGTGAAAAGGAGCATAAAACTAGATTTGGGTACACAGGTTCGCCCTCCCATGGATGATGTAGAAACTGAGCTGCTTCGAAAAGCTATTGAGAATGCAAATATCAATTCACAAAGATTCGAACTCAACCTTGACGCCATGAATCAACTTAAGGATTTAGTTGGGCTTGAAAAATCACCAAGTATCATCGAAGGATTCGATGTTGCGCACCTTCATGGTCAACTCACGGTGGCATCGGTTGTTGTTTTTAAAGATGGCTTTCCACTCAAATCGGCATACAGACATTACAGACTGACTGACATTGCAAACAACGATTTTGCAGCTATAAAAAATGTGTTGGTGCGAAGGTACTCAAAACATCCCATCCCCGATCTGATCTTTGTTGATGGAGGAGTCACTCAAGTTCAAGCAGTTGTGAGAGCTTTGAGTGAACTTGGTAAAAACTGTGGCGTTGTTGGTTTGTCTAAAGGTAGGGAAATTGTTTGCACCATCGATGGCGAACTGAGCTTGCCTAAGGATCATCCTGTGCTGAGGTTACTCGTGTCCATTAGGGATGAAGCCCACAGGTTTGCTAACAGTTTTCATAGGAAATTACGGGATCGACAGTTGTTAGAGTCGATCATGGAGACCGTACCAATGATAGGTCCAAAGAGAAGGAAGAAACTTTTAAAAAGGTTCACAAGCATTGAGGAGATCAGAAATGCTCCTATAGAAGAACTTACGAACATTCTTGGCAGCGAGAAGCTGGCTAAACTGTTTTTGTCAAAAATATGA
- a CDS encoding ferrous iron transport protein A, with translation MSLSEVPVGLEAKILSVPEDVKGNKLLSIGFVPGNKVKVVGCAPLGDPRVYMIMGKLITLRNDEAKQILVSLENDVESLMNAREGTWRVVSLIGGRRLREKLESMGIFVGSIVKVISNGIVETEKGVFKIGINMAKLILVRRDNV, from the coding sequence ATGTCTTTATCAGAAGTACCCGTTGGACTGGAAGCGAAGATACTCTCTGTCCCAGAAGATGTCAAAGGGAACAAGTTGTTGTCCATTGGTTTTGTACCTGGAAACAAAGTGAAGGTCGTCGGTTGTGCACCTCTGGGAGATCCCCGTGTTTACATGATCATGGGGAAACTGATCACTCTGAGGAACGATGAAGCAAAGCAGATCTTGGTTTCATTGGAGAATGATGTGGAATCTTTGATGAACGCTAGAGAGGGAACATGGAGAGTTGTGTCTTTGATCGGAGGACGTCGACTTCGAGAGAAGCTTGAATCTATGGGTATTTTCGTGGGAAGTATAGTGAAAGTTATATCCAATGGGATCGTGGAAACTGAAAAGGGAGTTTTTAAAATAGGCATCAACATGGCTAAACTTATCCTCGTCAGGAGGGATAATGTTTGA